One stretch of Chryseobacterium indologenes DNA includes these proteins:
- a CDS encoding GlmU family protein, translating to MQLVFSDAQYWEDFLPLTFTRPVAAMRCGILTFSERWQRILENTEVSYFTEMYLQDKFKTPEEKESLFIVPNFIPTESVIQQIKELKQGEALVYEDELVAAKINMKGFSLHQIEKMTDIKEELIFFKKPTDLFTYNHHAINFDFDLLTKGRTSQELSSTNGFLGDKKDLFIEEGASVEFSTINTKTGRIYIGKNAEVMEGCNLRGPIALGEDSKFNLGSKIYGATTVGPHCKVGGEVNNIVIFGYTSKGHEGFVGNSVIGEWCNFGADTNSSNLKNNYSHVKLWNYRTKAFEDTGLQFAGLIMGDHSKTAINTQLNTGTVIGVASNIFKPGFPPNLVENFSWGGLKDDERFRLDKVYEVAERAMARRKVALTEEDKAILKHVFDTY from the coding sequence ATGCAATTAGTATTTTCAGACGCACAATATTGGGAAGACTTTCTTCCGCTTACCTTTACCCGACCGGTTGCAGCCATGCGATGCGGAATCCTTACCTTCTCTGAAAGATGGCAGAGAATTCTGGAGAATACTGAAGTTTCTTATTTTACGGAAATGTATCTTCAGGACAAATTTAAAACTCCGGAAGAAAAGGAAAGCCTTTTCATCGTTCCGAACTTTATCCCTACAGAATCTGTGATCCAACAGATCAAAGAACTTAAACAGGGAGAAGCTTTGGTATATGAAGATGAATTGGTAGCAGCGAAGATCAATATGAAAGGATTTTCCCTTCATCAGATCGAAAAAATGACGGATATTAAAGAAGAGCTTATTTTCTTTAAAAAGCCAACGGACCTGTTTACTTATAATCATCACGCCATTAATTTTGATTTTGACCTCCTTACCAAAGGAAGAACTTCACAGGAATTATCTTCCACCAATGGTTTCTTAGGAGATAAAAAAGATCTTTTTATTGAAGAAGGTGCCTCTGTTGAATTCTCCACAATAAATACCAAAACCGGAAGGATCTATATCGGGAAAAATGCTGAAGTAATGGAGGGATGTAATCTTCGCGGGCCTATTGCCCTTGGAGAGGATTCCAAGTTTAATTTAGGATCTAAAATTTATGGAGCGACTACTGTTGGCCCGCACTGTAAAGTAGGAGGAGAAGTGAATAATATTGTGATCTTTGGATATACCAGCAAAGGACACGAGGGATTTGTTGGAAATTCTGTGATTGGTGAATGGTGTAACTTCGGAGCAGATACCAATTCATCCAATCTTAAAAATAATTACAGCCACGTTAAGCTATGGAACTATAGAACCAAAGCTTTTGAAGATACAGGCTTACAGTTTGCCGGTCTGATTATGGGAGATCATTCCAAAACCGCCATCAATACACAGCTGAATACCGGAACGGTCATTGGGGTAGCCTCTAATATCTTCAAACCTGGCTTTCCACCCAACCTTGTGGAAAACTTTTCATGGGGCGGCTTAAAAGATGATGAAAGATTCAGATTAGATAAAGTCTATGAAGTGGCAGAAAGGGCAATGGCCAGAAGAAAAGTGGCTTTAACAGAAGAAGATAAGGCGATTTTGAAACATGTTTTTGATACATATTAA
- a CDS encoding type B 50S ribosomal protein L31, with product MKNGIHPENYRLVVFKDMSNDEVFLCKSTAETKDTIEFEGQEYPLIKMEISSTSHPFYTGKVKLVDTAGRVDKFMNKYKKFAK from the coding sequence ATGAAAAACGGAATCCACCCAGAAAATTATAGACTTGTTGTTTTCAAAGATATGAGTAACGACGAGGTGTTTCTTTGCAAATCTACTGCAGAAACAAAAGATACTATCGAGTTCGAAGGACAAGAGTATCCACTAATCAAAATGGAAATCTCTTCAACTTCTCACCCTTTCTACACTGGTAAAGTGAAATTAGTTGACACTGCAGGTAGAGTTGATAAGTTCATGAACAAATACAAAAAATTCGCTAAGTAA
- a CDS encoding nucleotide pyrophosphohydrolase, with the protein MEITQLQQQVDEWIKTIGVRYFNELTNMAMLTEEVGEVARIIARRYGEQSEKESDKNKDLGEELADVLFVTLCLANQTGVNLQDAFDRKMKIKTDRDKDRHQNNEKLK; encoded by the coding sequence ATGGAAATTACCCAATTACAACAACAAGTTGACGAATGGATCAAAACCATCGGTGTAAGATATTTTAATGAACTGACTAATATGGCCATGCTGACTGAGGAGGTGGGCGAGGTAGCAAGAATTATCGCCAGAAGATATGGTGAGCAAAGCGAAAAGGAAAGTGATAAAAACAAAGACCTTGGAGAGGAGCTGGCTGATGTGCTTTTTGTAACCTTATGCCTTGCTAACCAAACAGGGGTTAATCTACAGGATGCTTTTGACAGAAAAATGAAGATCAAAACAGATCGCGATAAAGACCGTCATCAGAATAATGAAAAATTGAAGTAA
- a CDS encoding 3-phosphoshikimate 1-carboxyvinyltransferase, translating into MKKIEKSTLIGDKTVQISGSKSISNRLLILESLFSNIKIGNLSNSQDTQLLKKALSEATDVVDIHHAGTAMRFLTSYYSIQDGKTTILTGSGRMKERPIKNLVSALKDLGAEIEYMENEGFPPLKITGKKITQTSVNVPANISSQFITSLLLIAGKLENGLEIHLVGEVTSRSYIEMTLDILTRFGIKNSFEGNTIKVAPFFPDNEASTKNYEVESDWSSASYFYSICALGRKTIHLKSFYKESTQGDSAIAKIYEDFFGIKTTYSEAEHKLTLEPQPDFAFPEKIVLDMNNCPDIAQTLCVTAAALKIPFEISGLGTLRVKETDRLQALYNELKKLGIETAITDLTIESVNFGEPEKHISIKTYQDHRMAMSFAPYCLIGELTIEDENVVEKSYPMFWEDLADVMTK; encoded by the coding sequence ATGAAGAAGATAGAAAAATCAACGTTAATAGGAGATAAAACAGTACAGATCAGCGGTTCGAAAAGTATTTCGAATCGTTTATTGATTCTGGAAAGCCTGTTTAGTAATATAAAAATCGGAAATTTATCCAATTCCCAGGATACCCAGTTGCTGAAAAAAGCATTGTCTGAGGCTACAGATGTGGTAGACATTCACCATGCAGGAACAGCCATGCGTTTTCTTACCTCCTATTACTCTATTCAGGATGGAAAAACAACCATTCTAACAGGTTCGGGAAGAATGAAGGAAAGACCGATCAAAAATCTGGTAAGCGCCTTGAAAGATCTGGGTGCTGAAATTGAATATATGGAAAATGAAGGCTTCCCACCTTTAAAAATTACAGGAAAAAAGATTACACAGACTTCGGTGAATGTTCCGGCAAATATTTCCAGCCAGTTTATTACTTCGCTGCTTCTTATTGCAGGAAAACTTGAGAACGGATTGGAAATTCACCTTGTGGGTGAAGTAACTTCAAGGTCTTATATTGAAATGACCCTTGATATCCTTACAAGATTCGGAATTAAAAACAGTTTTGAAGGAAATACAATTAAAGTAGCACCTTTTTTTCCAGATAATGAAGCTTCCACTAAAAACTATGAAGTAGAGAGTGACTGGAGTTCAGCCTCTTACTTCTACTCCATTTGTGCTTTGGGAAGAAAAACCATTCATCTGAAAAGTTTTTACAAAGAATCTACACAAGGAGATTCAGCCATTGCAAAAATCTATGAGGACTTTTTCGGCATTAAAACAACCTATTCTGAAGCTGAGCATAAATTGACTTTAGAACCTCAACCTGATTTTGCTTTCCCTGAAAAAATTGTTCTGGATATGAACAACTGCCCGGATATTGCACAAACACTTTGTGTAACAGCTGCTGCATTGAAAATTCCTTTTGAAATCTCAGGATTAGGAACATTAAGAGTAAAAGAAACGGATAGACTACAGGCTTTATATAATGAACTGAAAAAGTTAGGCATTGAAACAGCAATCACTGATTTAACCATTGAATCAGTAAATTTTGGAGAGCCTGAAAAGCATATTTCAATCAAAACCTACCAGGATCACAGAATGGCAATGAGCTTTGCCCCATATTGCCTGATTGGGGAACTGACTATTGAAGATGAAAATGTAGTGGAAAAATCTTACCCGATGTTCTGGGAAGATCTTGCCGATGTAATGACGAAATAA
- a CDS encoding phosphatidylinositol-specific phospholipase C gives MFKHPMNYVKKFTLSIATATIFFSCSEGIAERDSNETSLTSAGRVSYKMASLAPVQMNSWMAGLQDNISISKISIPGTHDSGARVDAPVVTGTAKTQNLSIAEQLDTGVRFLDIRCRHIDNSFTIHHGAIYQNLNFDDVLNACYSFLESHPSETIIMSVKEEYDASNTTRSFESTFDSYIQKNPSKWDLGTNIPTLGEVRGKIRLLRRFSAGTAKGINATSWADNTTFEINNPGAQLKVQDYYKVTNNDDKWNGISNLFNEAKNSNSNRLFINFTSGYKPGIFGIPSIPTVSNAINPKLKTFFQSNTKGSYGIMPVDFVNTELAELIVKTNF, from the coding sequence ATGTTTAAGCACCCAATGAATTATGTAAAAAAATTTACACTAAGTATTGCCACTGCAACCATTTTCTTTTCCTGCTCAGAAGGAATAGCAGAAAGGGATTCCAATGAGACAAGTCTTACTTCTGCAGGCAGAGTAAGCTATAAAATGGCTTCTCTTGCTCCTGTGCAAATGAACAGCTGGATGGCTGGATTACAGGATAATATTTCTATTTCAAAAATCTCGATTCCTGGTACCCATGACTCCGGCGCGCGTGTAGATGCCCCCGTAGTAACAGGTACAGCGAAAACACAAAACCTCAGTATTGCTGAACAGTTGGATACAGGAGTCCGATTCCTGGATATCCGTTGCAGACATATTGATAATTCATTTACGATCCATCACGGGGCTATTTACCAGAATTTAAATTTTGATGACGTATTGAACGCCTGTTATTCTTTCCTGGAAAGTCATCCTTCGGAAACCATCATCATGTCTGTAAAAGAAGAATACGATGCCTCCAATACCACCAGAAGTTTTGAGAGTACTTTTGATTCATATATTCAGAAAAATCCCTCAAAATGGGATCTGGGAACGAATATTCCTACTCTTGGAGAGGTAAGAGGAAAGATCAGACTACTCAGAAGATTCTCAGCCGGAACTGCTAAAGGAATCAATGCCACTTCATGGGCCGATAATACAACCTTTGAAATCAATAATCCGGGAGCTCAGCTTAAGGTTCAGGACTATTATAAAGTGACCAACAATGATGATAAATGGAACGGAATTTCCAATTTGTTCAATGAAGCTAAAAATAGCAATAGCAACAGACTTTTCATCAATTTTACCAGTGGTTATAAACCTGGAATCTTCGGGATACCGAGCATTCCTACGGTTTCCAATGCTATTAATCCAAAACTTAAAACGTTCTTCCAAAGTAATACAAAGGGATCGTATGGGATAATGCCAGTTGATTTTGTGAATACAGAACTGGCAGAACTGATTGTAAAAACGAATTTTTAG
- a CDS encoding alkaline phosphatase → MKLSKILGVLALAVFSENQAQNYLNYNVGNAHSHNDYMQEIPFWQAYYANFGSIEADVFLVKGKLWVAHTEKELSADRTLENLYLDNISKQIKLNKGTIYPDANKKLQLLIDIKQDYKTTLSALVNTLKKYPEITGNSRVKIVITGGRPQPTDFKNYPNYLYFDGDLNKDYSTDQLKRIGMFSADLPELVKWNGKGIPRDEETENIKKAVDKAHTQQKPMRFYGAPDFPNAWVNLMDMGVDYINTDHIPDLKKFMNAIPKNFYKNTKEYATYTPTYKTDGASKKVKNVILLIPDGTSLPQYYAAFTANKGKLNVFNMKSTGLSKTNSSNAYITDSAPGSTAFSTGVKTKNTFVGVDGAGKALAQIPDIIAAKGLVSGLISTGDVTDATPADFYAHSDNRNSSEPILKDFAASKAKILIGGPTNGLTQETEQKLKEAKVDIYHSLKSAEKLNNRTLIIDPLASQRITNGRGNWLADAFDLTLNDLKNNKKGFFMMVEASQTDGGGHSNNIEQLVTELLDFDHVVGKAIKFADENKETLVVVVGDHETGGLTLLDGSLKDGWVFGNFSTNDHTSIPSSVFAYGPNSKEFTGLFENTEIFNKIMAAYGIEK, encoded by the coding sequence ATGAAATTATCAAAAATATTGGGTGTACTGGCTCTTGCTGTTTTCTCTGAAAACCAGGCGCAGAATTATTTGAATTATAATGTAGGGAATGCCCATTCTCATAATGATTATATGCAGGAAATTCCTTTTTGGCAGGCATATTATGCCAATTTCGGTTCTATTGAAGCAGATGTTTTTCTGGTGAAAGGAAAACTTTGGGTTGCCCATACAGAAAAGGAGCTTTCTGCAGACAGGACGTTAGAAAATCTTTATTTGGATAATATTTCAAAGCAGATAAAACTGAATAAAGGAACTATTTATCCGGATGCGAATAAAAAGTTGCAATTACTGATCGATATTAAACAGGATTATAAGACTACTTTAAGCGCATTGGTTAATACATTGAAGAAATATCCTGAAATTACCGGTAATTCAAGGGTGAAAATAGTCATTACCGGAGGAAGACCTCAGCCGACAGATTTTAAAAACTATCCCAACTATCTTTATTTTGATGGAGATCTGAATAAAGACTATTCTACAGATCAGCTAAAAAGAATAGGAATGTTCAGTGCAGATTTGCCAGAGCTGGTAAAATGGAACGGAAAAGGAATTCCTAGAGATGAAGAAACGGAGAATATCAAAAAAGCTGTGGATAAAGCCCATACACAACAAAAGCCGATGCGTTTCTATGGCGCTCCGGATTTTCCTAATGCCTGGGTGAATCTTATGGATATGGGAGTAGACTATATCAATACCGATCATATTCCTGATCTAAAAAAATTCATGAATGCTATTCCAAAGAATTTTTATAAAAATACAAAAGAATACGCGACTTACACACCAACCTATAAAACGGATGGAGCCAGCAAAAAAGTAAAAAACGTAATTCTTTTAATTCCCGATGGAACCTCTTTACCACAATACTATGCTGCTTTTACAGCCAATAAAGGAAAGCTGAATGTCTTTAATATGAAATCTACAGGATTATCTAAAACCAATTCATCCAACGCTTATATTACTGATTCAGCACCGGGATCTACGGCATTTTCAACGGGAGTAAAAACTAAAAATACATTTGTAGGAGTAGATGGAGCAGGAAAAGCCTTAGCACAGATTCCTGATATCATTGCTGCAAAAGGATTGGTATCAGGATTGATCTCTACCGGCGATGTAACAGATGCAACGCCAGCAGATTTTTATGCCCATTCTGATAACAGGAACAGTTCTGAACCTATTTTGAAAGATTTCGCAGCTTCTAAAGCTAAAATCCTTATTGGTGGGCCTACTAATGGATTAACACAGGAAACAGAGCAGAAATTGAAGGAAGCAAAAGTAGATATTTATCACAGCCTTAAATCAGCGGAGAAACTCAACAACAGAACATTGATTATTGATCCTTTGGCTTCACAAAGAATTACTAATGGAAGAGGAAATTGGCTGGCTGATGCTTTTGATCTCACCTTAAATGATCTGAAGAATAATAAAAAAGGATTCTTTATGATGGTGGAAGCTTCCCAAACCGATGGCGGCGGGCACAGCAACAATATCGAACAATTGGTTACCGAACTACTGGACTTCGATCATGTGGTAGGAAAAGCCATCAAGTTTGCAGACGAAAATAAAGAAACATTGGTTGTAGTGGTGGGAGATCACGAAACCGGAGGTTTAACACTTTTAGATGGAAGTCTGAAAGACGGTTGGGTATTCGGAAACTTCAGTACCAACGACCATACCTCTATTCCTTCAAGTGTTTTTGCCTATGGTCCGAATTCCAAAGAATTTACTGGATTGTTTGAAAATACAGAAATTTTCAATAAAATTATGGCCGCTTATGGCATTGAAAAATAG
- a CDS encoding RagB/SusD family nutrient uptake outer membrane protein, protein MKIFNTIILMTGLSVSVLSCTNELDIQPEGTPTEANFWKSENDLITGANAMYKPLSDSEFYGRGFFWFINASDDMVTGRSKSEADNAKNFSSNYIAAGDLETQWNKRYNVIGVANRVIRNIDNIQASQTVKNKYLGEALFMSSRMYFEMAYSYGNEKAGVPIIDRTKEPDPNPIPRTANVMENYNYIVNDLKKAAELLPSQEELPAKDYGRPHKAAAWALLAKVYLFMKDWKNAEYWANEVMTKGNRNLLNSFGDVFKAENNYSSEYIWSVPSTTKFNGVGSILPGVMLENKGWGKYNGWGYFQPTKELYDEYEAGDLRRNVTILKEGDQFTFDGSVRTYATSNSLTKAQFNKYMDAFKYPFKEGHVNANGDYPCTDLAVPIMRYAEVILIKAEALLMQNKPADQEINMIRKRAGLASKVGCTMADLKHERRCELAGEWADRHRDLVRWGDAQATYAKPLHGMDGKEVWAARNFNPAIHSVWAVPQVEIVNSHGVIKQNEGW, encoded by the coding sequence ATGAAGATTTTCAATACAATAATTTTAATGACAGGATTGTCTGTATCAGTATTGTCATGTACCAATGAACTGGATATACAGCCGGAAGGTACTCCAACTGAAGCTAACTTCTGGAAAAGCGAAAATGACCTGATTACCGGAGCTAATGCCATGTATAAGCCACTTTCTGACAGTGAATTTTATGGAAGAGGTTTTTTCTGGTTTATTAATGCCAGTGATGATATGGTCACAGGAAGATCAAAAAGTGAGGCAGATAATGCGAAGAATTTTAGCAGTAACTATATTGCGGCTGGAGATCTGGAAACACAATGGAACAAAAGATATAACGTAATAGGTGTTGCAAATCGTGTTATCCGCAATATTGATAATATTCAGGCTTCACAAACTGTCAAAAACAAGTATTTGGGTGAAGCATTGTTTATGAGCAGCAGAATGTATTTCGAAATGGCTTACAGTTATGGGAATGAAAAAGCCGGTGTTCCGATCATAGACCGTACCAAAGAACCGGATCCCAATCCAATCCCAAGGACCGCCAATGTAATGGAAAATTACAATTATATTGTGAATGATCTGAAAAAAGCGGCAGAATTATTGCCAAGCCAGGAAGAGCTTCCTGCCAAAGATTATGGAAGACCTCATAAAGCGGCAGCATGGGCGTTGCTGGCAAAGGTTTATCTGTTTATGAAAGACTGGAAGAATGCAGAATATTGGGCGAATGAAGTAATGACTAAAGGAAACAGAAATCTGCTGAATAGTTTCGGAGATGTTTTTAAAGCTGAAAATAACTACAGCTCAGAGTATATCTGGTCAGTACCAAGTACTACTAAATTTAATGGAGTTGGAAGTATTCTTCCAGGGGTCATGTTAGAAAATAAAGGCTGGGGAAAATACAACGGTTGGGGATATTTCCAGCCAACAAAAGAACTGTATGACGAATATGAAGCCGGAGACCTTAGAAGAAATGTAACCATTCTTAAAGAAGGGGATCAGTTTACCTTTGACGGATCGGTAAGAACGTATGCTACATCAAACTCTCTTACAAAAGCTCAGTTTAATAAATATATGGATGCTTTCAAATATCCATTTAAAGAAGGGCATGTAAATGCTAACGGAGATTATCCTTGTACAGATCTTGCCGTACCTATTATGCGTTATGCTGAGGTGATCCTTATCAAAGCAGAAGCATTGCTTATGCAAAATAAACCTGCAGACCAGGAAATCAATATGATCAGAAAACGTGCTGGCCTTGCTTCTAAAGTCGGTTGTACTATGGCAGATTTGAAACATGAAAGACGTTGCGAGCTTGCCGGTGAATGGGCAGACAGACACAGAGATCTTGTGCGTTGGGGAGATGCACAGGCAACGTATGCTAAACCTCTTCACGGAATGGATGGCAAAGAAGTATGGGCTGCAAGAAATTTTAACCCGGCGATTCACAGTGTTTGGGCAGTTCCACAAGTTGAGATTGTAAACAGCCACGGTGTTATTAAGCAAAACGAAGGGTGGTAA
- a CDS encoding SusC/RagA family TonB-linked outer membrane protein produces MNVFKIPVSVTYLTGRVLLIGAISASPMFLSQKKDSLKEKSIDEIVVVGYGTQKKSKVSGAVSEASLDKLTSRSLSGVGEVLQGKAPGVTVVNEGGDPNGSPKVNIRGLGGVNGESPLYVVDGVVFNGTPSINPNDIQDISVLKDASAAIYGARSSGGVILITTKRGKKGTLTVDFDVKYGINQAWRLKKSLNAAEFQDVMRQAYDNAGKLNNLPLAFNADKYADGRITRTDWMKEIFRTGTIQEYNVNLSGGSDKSKFFVGMNHRSLEGILLNTQAKRYNFRVNSEHKVKDWLTIGENMYYNYSDGNTANTKNGYTGALVAAMYYPPNVPVYTPSGAFSGLPIDVAGGYGDMINPVAYLKRISIQNPTHEILINPYIEVALAKDLKFRSNFAQTFKIGNVKEFTSRVLEVGKIFDTNSLEYQNNNVSTSLAEQLLTYKFTTGKHNFDFLAGLTFQKTTEEGFRAKTFDFRNEAEAFRYLHNAADTYREADSYKYRSALTSYLARVNYDYAGKYMISLLGRRDGTSLVSKKKHFSDYYSISGGWMVSKEDFMKDILWISSLKLRGSHGILGNLGGVSYQAVNPQMIRDNNIIFGQDPTQNIAYYARTRPNPDLKWGKSEQTNLGVDASFFHNRLSMQFDYFVKKSTDQIFNVNLSSTATYVDQYVNAGLFQDKGYEVGINFNGKNTGDFTYSIGATFSQLKNTVKQLADVDEIFISSNNVRGVLKPTRVKVGESLYSYYGYKTDGIFQSQAEINNYKDANGNLIQPNAKPGDIKFLKKEGNTGPLNNNDFVNLGNPYPKFSYGLSYNMTWKNFDLNLFFQGVYGNKIFNGLKFISLNPGGTGQNYNMDRDILNAWTPQNTNTNIPRVVQGDPSGNYSKVSDFYVEDGSYLRLKNLTVGYSLPRELYKKLDVNKIRVYVTSNNLLTITKYTGFDPEVGMETYGVDTGRYPQARSFIFGLEVGF; encoded by the coding sequence ATGAATGTATTTAAAATCCCTGTCTCTGTAACGTACTTAACGGGTAGGGTATTACTTATTGGTGCAATTTCAGCTTCACCGATGTTCCTCTCTCAAAAAAAAGACAGTTTAAAAGAAAAGTCCATTGACGAGATTGTTGTTGTTGGATATGGAACACAGAAAAAAAGCAAAGTTTCTGGTGCTGTTTCAGAGGCTTCATTGGATAAACTTACTTCCAGATCTCTGTCTGGAGTGGGAGAAGTTCTTCAGGGAAAGGCTCCCGGAGTAACTGTTGTGAACGAAGGTGGAGATCCTAATGGTTCCCCTAAGGTAAATATCCGCGGTTTGGGCGGGGTAAATGGTGAATCTCCTCTTTATGTTGTTGATGGAGTTGTTTTTAATGGAACACCTTCTATTAATCCTAACGATATTCAGGATATTTCTGTGCTTAAGGATGCTTCTGCAGCTATTTATGGAGCGAGATCTTCCGGAGGTGTGATCCTGATTACGACCAAAAGAGGTAAAAAAGGAACCCTGACAGTGGATTTTGATGTTAAATATGGAATCAATCAGGCATGGAGGTTGAAAAAATCTTTAAATGCGGCTGAATTCCAAGATGTAATGAGACAAGCGTACGATAATGCAGGAAAGCTCAACAACCTTCCTCTGGCTTTCAATGCAGATAAATATGCTGACGGAAGAATTACCAGAACTGATTGGATGAAAGAGATCTTTCGTACAGGGACTATCCAGGAATATAATGTAAATCTTAGCGGAGGAAGCGATAAATCCAAATTCTTCGTCGGAATGAACCATAGAAGCCTTGAAGGAATTTTATTGAACACTCAGGCAAAACGATATAATTTCAGGGTAAATTCTGAACATAAAGTGAAAGATTGGTTGACAATCGGAGAGAATATGTATTATAACTATTCTGATGGAAATACAGCAAATACGAAGAATGGATACACAGGAGCCTTGGTGGCAGCCATGTATTATCCGCCCAATGTCCCGGTCTATACACCATCTGGAGCCTTTTCAGGGTTACCTATTGATGTGGCAGGAGGATATGGAGATATGATTAACCCGGTTGCTTATCTTAAAAGAATAAGCATTCAAAATCCTACTCATGAGATTTTGATCAATCCTTATATAGAAGTTGCTTTAGCTAAAGATTTGAAATTCCGATCCAATTTTGCTCAGACGTTTAAAATCGGAAATGTCAAAGAATTTACTTCCAGAGTGTTGGAAGTAGGAAAAATCTTTGATACCAACAGTTTGGAATATCAAAACAACAATGTATCCACTTCTCTTGCTGAACAGCTCCTTACTTACAAATTCACCACAGGGAAACATAATTTTGATTTCCTTGCAGGATTGACGTTCCAGAAAACAACTGAAGAGGGATTCCGTGCAAAAACTTTTGATTTCAGAAATGAAGCGGAAGCTTTCCGATATCTTCATAATGCTGCTGACACTTATAGAGAAGCAGATAGTTATAAATACAGAAGTGCTTTGACTTCTTATTTGGCAAGGGTAAACTATGACTATGCCGGAAAATATATGATTAGTTTATTGGGTAGGAGAGATGGGACATCTTTGGTCTCTAAGAAGAAACATTTTTCAGATTATTATTCCATCTCAGGAGGATGGATGGTTTCCAAAGAAGATTTCATGAAAGATATTCTATGGATTTCCAGCCTGAAATTGAGAGGAAGCCATGGTATTTTAGGAAACCTTGGCGGGGTTTCTTATCAGGCAGTGAATCCACAGATGATCCGTGATAATAACATTATTTTCGGACAAGATCCAACACAGAATATTGCTTATTATGCAAGGACAAGACCAAATCCGGATTTGAAATGGGGGAAATCGGAACAGACGAATCTTGGAGTGGATGCTTCCTTCTTCCATAACAGGCTTTCTATGCAATTTGATTATTTCGTGAAGAAATCAACCGATCAAATCTTTAATGTGAACCTTTCAAGTACAGCAACTTATGTAGATCAGTATGTAAATGCCGGGTTATTTCAGGATAAAGGATATGAAGTAGGAATTAATTTTAATGGTAAAAATACAGGAGACTTTACCTATTCAATTGGAGCAACTTTTAGTCAACTAAAAAATACGGTGAAGCAGTTGGCTGATGTAGATGAAATCTTTATCAGTAGCAATAATGTACGTGGAGTATTGAAGCCTACCCGTGTGAAGGTGGGAGAATCTCTTTATTCTTATTATGGTTATAAAACCGATGGGATTTTCCAGAGTCAGGCAGAAATCAATAATTATAAAGATGCCAATGGTAATCTTATACAGCCTAATGCTAAACCGGGAGATATTAAATTCCTGAAAAAAGAAGGGAATACAGGGCCGTTGAATAACAATGATTTTGTCAACCTTGGAAATCCATACCCAAAGTTCTCTTACGGATTATCTTACAATATGACCTGGAAGAACTTTGACCTTAACTTATTCTTTCAGGGGGTCTATGGAAACAAAATATTCAATGGATTGAAATTTATTTCATTGAACCCTGGGGGAACAGGGCAGAACTATAATATGGACAGAGACATCCTGAATGCTTGGACTCCTCAGAATACCAATACCAATATTCCGAGAGTGGTACAGGGAGACCCAAGTGGAAATTACTCCAAAGTATCTGATTTCTATGTAGAAGACGGTTCTTATTTGAGACTTAAAAACCTTACCGTTGGATATTCATTGCCAAGGGAGCTTTACAAGAAACTTGATGTAAATAAGATCAGAGTGTATGTAACCAGCAATAACCTGCTTACCATCACAAAATATACAGGTTTTGATCCTGAAGTAGGAATGGAAACGTATGGAGTAGATACTGGAAGGTACCCTCAGGCCCGTTCATTTATTTTCGGACTGGAAGTCGGGTTTTAA